The bacterium genome contains a region encoding:
- a CDS encoding glycosyl hydrolase family 2 — MMITQSSALTLPAIFSDHMVLQQKCAASFWGSAAPGEQVTVTADWGKSVQTQADPRGRWHVRLSTPRAGGPYRITVRAGQEEKVFSDVLIGEVWLCSGQSNMEMPLMGWPPHDLIEGSEQAIQNAHLPMIRLFTVAHAISDVPLTDCSGSWSPCTPETAASFSATAFFFGRTLNEKLKIPIGLIHSSWGGTPAQSWTSAEFLQTMPDFKPMVAKIEQSRGTIEHYQKWLTQFPALNVSDRTEETRWSDLDFNDAACCQPDLTESEWRTMNLPVYWEQTELGEFDGAVWFRKTIDIPAEWVGEDAVLELGPIDDMDRTYFNGELVGSHEKVGFWQTPRTYTIPASLLQEGRNVIAVRCVDNLGGGGIFGKPGQLRLYLPSAPTKTISLAGEWKYLPVAEFRSGTFYIFPLTGNTFQKRPKAPVQISAYTPTFLYNAMIAPLIPYAIKGAIWYQGEANTGNPRQYRKLFPLMIQNWRQDWGLGDFPFYYVQIAPWEYGEETRSQELRDVQRLCLDVPNSGMAVTLDIGNPKNIHPANKLEVGRRLALWALAKQYKKKVAYSGPLYHRIRIQGDQIKVYFSHCGAGLAAGPHGLQHFEIAGPDRRFYLAQASLSKNQVIVKAVEVNHPVAVRYAWSNTADASLFNKEGLPASSFRSDDWSE, encoded by the coding sequence ATGATGATTACACAGAGCAGCGCTCTCACCCTGCCTGCCATTTTTTCCGATCACATGGTCCTTCAACAAAAGTGTGCAGCCTCCTTCTGGGGGTCGGCAGCGCCCGGTGAACAGGTGACGGTGACCGCCGACTGGGGAAAATCCGTCCAGACGCAGGCGGACCCACGAGGCCGCTGGCATGTGCGATTGTCGACGCCTCGAGCCGGAGGGCCCTATCGCATCACAGTTCGCGCCGGCCAAGAAGAAAAAGTGTTTTCCGACGTGCTGATCGGCGAAGTCTGGCTCTGCTCAGGCCAATCCAACATGGAGATGCCGTTGATGGGATGGCCGCCCCATGACCTGATTGAAGGCTCTGAGCAAGCGATTCAGAACGCCCATCTGCCGATGATCCGGTTATTCACCGTAGCCCACGCAATCTCTGATGTACCGCTCACCGACTGCTCCGGCTCCTGGTCGCCGTGCACTCCGGAGACGGCCGCAAGTTTCAGCGCCACCGCCTTCTTCTTCGGACGCACGTTGAACGAAAAACTGAAAATTCCCATCGGCCTGATTCACTCCAGCTGGGGCGGCACACCGGCACAGTCTTGGACCAGCGCTGAATTTCTCCAGACCATGCCTGATTTCAAGCCAATGGTTGCAAAGATCGAACAGAGCAGAGGCACGATCGAGCACTATCAGAAATGGCTGACGCAATTCCCCGCGCTGAATGTGTCGGACCGTACGGAGGAGACGCGCTGGTCGGATCTGGATTTCAACGATGCAGCATGCTGCCAACCGGACTTGACCGAGAGCGAGTGGCGAACCATGAACCTTCCGGTTTACTGGGAACAGACTGAGTTGGGTGAATTCGACGGCGCAGTCTGGTTCCGCAAGACCATCGATATCCCGGCCGAATGGGTTGGTGAGGACGCCGTGTTGGAACTCGGCCCCATCGACGACATGGATCGCACTTATTTCAACGGCGAACTGGTGGGCAGTCACGAAAAGGTGGGCTTCTGGCAGACTCCACGCACATATACCATTCCCGCCTCTCTGTTGCAAGAGGGCAGAAACGTCATTGCCGTCCGCTGCGTAGACAACCTGGGAGGCGGCGGGATTTTCGGCAAACCCGGGCAATTGAGGCTGTACCTGCCATCAGCGCCGACCAAAACGATCAGTCTGGCCGGCGAATGGAAGTATCTGCCAGTGGCTGAATTTCGCAGCGGAACTTTTTATATATTTCCTCTGACCGGCAATACCTTTCAGAAGCGTCCCAAGGCTCCGGTGCAGATCTCGGCCTATACGCCGACCTTTTTATACAACGCCATGATCGCCCCCTTGATCCCCTATGCCATCAAAGGCGCCATCTGGTATCAGGGCGAAGCCAATACCGGCAATCCACGCCAATATCGCAAACTTTTTCCACTGATGATACAAAATTGGCGCCAAGACTGGGGCTTGGGCGATTTTCCCTTTTACTATGTCCAGATCGCTCCGTGGGAGTACGGTGAAGAAACCCGGTCGCAGGAACTGCGCGACGTGCAGAGGCTCTGCCTCGATGTGCCGAACAGCGGCATGGCGGTCACCCTGGATATCGGCAATCCTAAAAATATCCATCCAGCCAACAAGCTGGAGGTTGGACGGCGGCTGGCTTTGTGGGCTTTGGCCAAACAGTATAAGAAAAAAGTAGCGTATTCCGGTCCTCTTTATCATCGCATTCGAATCCAGGGGGATCAGATCAAAGTCTATTTCAGCCATTGCGGCGCAGGACTGGCGGCAGGTCCACACGGGCTGCAGCATTTCGAAATCGCCGGTCCTGACCGTCGCTTTTACCTGGCTCAGGCAAGCCTCAGCAAGAATCAGGTGATCGTGAAGGCGGTGGAAGTGAACCATCCGGTTGCAGTGCGGTACGCCTGGAGCAATACCGCTGACGCCTCTCTGTTCAACAAAGAGGGTCTTCCCGCCTCCTCCTTTCGCTCAGATGATTGGTCAGAGTGA